The nucleotide sequence TGTTCCTCTCGTGACCATTGTTCCCATAAACGCCATATTCTCTTGATCACCGAGGTTCAGGTCATCAGCAGAAATAAGATTGTTATGCTTTTGGGCAGGCACGGATTCCCCAGTAAGTGCGGACTCCTCGATTTGCAAACCTGACGTTTTTAATAATCGAATATCGGCTCCTACTCTATCACCGCTTCTTACTTTGATTACATCTCCTGTGACGACATCTTTAGCGGCGATTGACACCCATTTACCTTCTCTTAAAACTTGTGCAGTCGGTGCAGAGAGTTCTTTTAGGGAAGCCAGTGACTTTTCAGCTTTTCTTTCTTGAATAAACCCTAGAATTCCGTTCATTACAACGATCAAGATGATGGCAATCGCGTCTAAATATTCTCCTAAAAAACCAGAAAGCAACGTGGCAGCCAGTAATACTAAAACCATGAAATCCTTGAATTGTGCGAGAAACATTAAAATGGCAGACTGCTTCTTACCTTCTTCTAACTGATTCGGTCCATCTAGCTTTAACCGTCGTTCTTGCTCGCTTTTTGTGAGCCCTTCTTCCATCCTGCTGTTCAGTATGGATTCAATTTCGTCTTGCGGCAGCTGGTACCAATTCATAGCTTCCACCTCTAATAAGATTAGTTAATAGCATTTATATGCAGGCATGTCCGCAAAAATGCTATACTATGAATCAGAAATAAGAGGTGAACCAAATCATGAGTTTTGATGGAATAATGACACGTGCAATAACTACAGAATTACAGAACACACTTACGTCAGGCAGAATTTCAAAAGTATATCAGCCACATAAGACAGATCTTGTTTTTACTATCCGTGCGAACGGAAAGAACCATAAGCTATTATTATCTGCCAACCCCTCTTTTGCGAGAGTGCATCTGACAGAGCACACATATGAAAATCCGGATACTCCACCCATGTTCTGTATGCTGCTCAGAAAGCATTTAGAAGGAGCTTTTATTGAAAAAATTGAACAGCTTGATTTGGAGAGAATTATTACGATCACTGTAAAAAACCGTGATGAGATCGGGGACGAAACAACAAAGGTCCTATACGTTGAAGTCATGGGCAGACATAGCAACATTATCTTAGTTGACGAAAAATCAGGAAAGATTGTAGATAGCATAAAACATATTCCGAGCTTTCAAAATCGTCACAGAACCATTCTTCCAGGTTTTCAGTACGTGATGCCTCCTGCACAGGAAAAGACAGATCCTTTTGCCATTACAAATAAAGATGAATTAATATCAAGGATTTCTTGGAACGAAGGAAAATTAGATAAACAGTTTGTAGCGAGATTCAGTGGGTTCTCTCCCTTGATCGCAAAAGAAATCGTTTACCGAGCTGGTCTATCCGTTAAAGAGGAAGTTGCGGACGCGTTCTTTGAAGTAATGAAGCAGCTATCCCAGCAAAACTACGAACCTCAAATGATAACAAATGAAAAGAAAGAATACTTTTCTGTCATTCCTTTAAGTCATGTTACAGGTGAGATTCGCCTTTTTGATACGGTAAGCAAAATGCTCGATCGCTTTTTCTATGGCAAAGCTGACAGAGATCGCATTAAACAGCAGGCAAATGATCTCGAAAAATACTTGTCCAACGAGTATGACAAGATCACAAAAAAGATCGGCAAGCTAGAAAAAGAACTTCAGCAAACGGTCAACGCAGAAGAGTATCAAAGAAAAGGTGAACTGCTTACTGCGTATATGTATTTAGCGAAAAAAGGCGATAAAGAAATAGAAGTTGAGGATTATTTCTCAGAGGACCAGCCATTGGTTAAGATTACTCTCGATCCGCTTAAAACACCTGCAGATAATGCGCAAAGCTACTTCAAAAAATATGCAAAGCTGAAGAAGTCTGTTTCAATCATCAAAGATCAAATCGAAAAGTCAAAGAATGAATTGCTTTACTTTGAAAGACTGATTGTTCAGATGGATTCTGCATCCATGAAAGATGTTGAAGAAATTCGAGAAGAGCTCGGTGAAGGCGGTTATTTAAAACACCGGCAAAGTAAAAATAAGAAAAAACAAAACAAGACGCCTCAGCCAGAGAAATTTGTTTCAACTGATGGAACCGAAATCTTAGTTGGAAAGAACAATAAACAAAATGATTATCTCACGTTCAAACTGTCACGTGCGAATGAAACATGGCTTCATACAAAAGACATTCCAGGCTCACATGTGCTGATCCGTTCATCATCTCCAAGTGACTCAGCATTACAAGAAGCTGCAATATTAGCAGGATTTTTCAGCAAAGCTAAGAATTCCAGCTCAGTACCCGTTGACTATACGCTAGTCAAGCATGTAAAAAAACCAAACGGAGCAAAGCCTGGGTTTGTTATTTATGATAATCAGCAAACGCTTTATGTGACACCAGATGAAGATCTTGTTTTTCGTTTAAAGAATTAGGTTTTATCTAACGGAGAGTGGCATGTAAAAGAATTTGGATTTTTCATCATTGAAAAGTTGATTGAAGTGAAAGGTGGGAGACTCCTCGAAAATGAAAAGCACATTTTCTTCGTGCGATGCGACGCTGCCGAAGCCTTCCTTGTCCTGCGGGAAAAGCGGTCAGGTGAGACCCTTAAGGGCGCAAAGCGGCAAGGGGCTCACCGCCTGCCCCGCGGAAAGCGAGCACCTGGAACGGAAATCAACTACCCTAAAGGACTACAAAAATGACTAACAAAAAAGCAGAACAGCATGATTTAGCTGTTCTGCTCTTTTTTTGCTGTGGTAATCAGTGCAAGCCCGCCTAATACTTCTTTATGTTTGATCTCCGTAAAACGAAGGTTTTGAAGCAATGCTGTCATCTCATCCTCCGTGTAACGGTGTCTTCTCGTACTTACATTAGACCATTTTAATAAAGCCGTTCTTTCAAAGCCCGAGATTCCCTGTTCCTTTCCGTAAGAAGCAGCAGTCTCCTGACTCATCTTTTCACTTGGATTAAGCATAGCGATCATACCATCTTGCTTAAGTATACGATTCACTTCCCGTATCCCATTAGCTGGGTCTGGCAATAAAAACATGACACAGGTGGATAACGCTAAATCAAATGTCTCATCTTTGAATGGCAGATCTTCTGCATCTGCTACTACAAATTCACTTTTACCACTTAATTCATGGTAAAAGAATTGCTGAATACTCGCCTTCACCATTTCAGATGACAAATCGACACCAACTAATTTTTTCGCGTCCTCTGCCCCTCGCAGCAAAAGCCTGCCTGTTCCACACCCTACATCTAAAACTTCTTTTTCAACCCATGACCCTGTTGTTTCTTTTAGCGTGTCGTGTATTTCTTTCAGCCATGTTGTACGTGCCATTGCATCAAAAAAAGAAACAAGTTCGTCAAATTCCTCACCGTTCATTTTTCTCAAAATCGTAGTCTCCTTAGAATACTATTTGGAAAAAGAGGCTGCTCCCCAATGTTCTGGGTCTTGTTGCCATTCTTTTAATAAAGAAAGCCCCTGTGCACTAATCTTACCGCTTTCTTGTGCTTCCTCTATTAATGTACTAAAGTTTGTAACCGTTTGAAAAGGAATATCTAGTTCACCAAGTGCGTCATCTGCTTTTTTCAATCCGTAGCTAAAGATCGCTACAACACCTAACACTTCAATCCCCGCTTCACGAAGTGCAAGTACAGATTGGATAGAGCTTTTTCCTGTAGAAATCAAATCTTCAACAACAACCGCTTTTCTGCTTTTTTCTGTTAATCCTTCGATTTGTTTCGCTTTTCCGTGAGCTTTTGCGCTTGAGCGTACATAGCACATCGGCAGGTTCACTTGTTCAGCTACAAACGCAGCATGCGGGATACCCGCTGTTGCGGTTCCTGCGATTAAATCCACTTCTGGATAGTGATTTTGAATTAACGCAGCAAGCTCTTCAGCAACTTGTTTTCGGATTTCTGGATACGCGATGATGAGACGGTTGTCGCAATAAATAGGAGACTTTAACCCTGAAGACCACGTATACGGTTTTTCTGGTGATAATGTTACGGCTTCGATATTAAGCAAGTGTCGGGAAACTGTTGTTTTCATAGCTTTCTCTCCATTCATTGAAAATTTCTTCATAAGTACTCACTGGTTCTTCAGCTCCTGTAATGCTTCGGCCGACAACCATATAATCCGATTTCTTTATAGCTGCTTCCCCTGGTGTTGCTACTCTCGCCTGGTCATGCGTCTCGGATCCAGAAAGTCTGATACCAGGAGTTACTGTAAGGAAGTCTTCTCCGCATACGTTCTTGATAGAAGCAGCTTCTTGCACCGAACACACGACACCATCCAGACCTGCATGCTTCGCAAGTTTCGCATAGTGTGACACGCAGTCGTTCAGATCGATATCCTTGATCAATAATTCTTCTTTCAGCACTTTTTCTGTTGTGCTCGTCAGTTGAGTGACAGCGATCAATTTCGTATGATGAGCACCTGCTGCAAGAAGACCTTCCTTAGCGGCTTTCATCATCGC is from Fictibacillus sp. b24 and encodes:
- a CDS encoding Rqc2 family fibronectin-binding protein; this translates as MSFDGIMTRAITTELQNTLTSGRISKVYQPHKTDLVFTIRANGKNHKLLLSANPSFARVHLTEHTYENPDTPPMFCMLLRKHLEGAFIEKIEQLDLERIITITVKNRDEIGDETTKVLYVEVMGRHSNIILVDEKSGKIVDSIKHIPSFQNRHRTILPGFQYVMPPAQEKTDPFAITNKDELISRISWNEGKLDKQFVARFSGFSPLIAKEIVYRAGLSVKEEVADAFFEVMKQLSQQNYEPQMITNEKKEYFSVIPLSHVTGEIRLFDTVSKMLDRFFYGKADRDRIKQQANDLEKYLSNEYDKITKKIGKLEKELQQTVNAEEYQRKGELLTAYMYLAKKGDKEIEVEDYFSEDQPLVKITLDPLKTPADNAQSYFKKYAKLKKSVSIIKDQIEKSKNELLYFERLIVQMDSASMKDVEEIREELGEGGYLKHRQSKNKKKQNKTPQPEKFVSTDGTEILVGKNNKQNDYLTFKLSRANETWLHTKDIPGSHVLIRSSSPSDSALQEAAILAGFFSKAKNSSSVPVDYTLVKHVKKPNGAKPGFVIYDNQQTLYVTPDEDLVFRLKN
- a CDS encoding class I SAM-dependent methyltransferase, which translates into the protein MNGEEFDELVSFFDAMARTTWLKEIHDTLKETTGSWVEKEVLDVGCGTGRLLLRGAEDAKKLVGVDLSSEMVKASIQQFFYHELSGKSEFVVADAEDLPFKDETFDLALSTCVMFLLPDPANGIREVNRILKQDGMIAMLNPSEKMSQETAASYGKEQGISGFERTALLKWSNVSTRRHRYTEDEMTALLQNLRFTEIKHKEVLGGLALITTAKKEQNS
- the pyrE gene encoding orotate phosphoribosyltransferase, with amino-acid sequence MKTTVSRHLLNIEAVTLSPEKPYTWSSGLKSPIYCDNRLIIAYPEIRKQVAEELAALIQNHYPEVDLIAGTATAGIPHAAFVAEQVNLPMCYVRSSAKAHGKAKQIEGLTEKSRKAVVVEDLISTGKSSIQSVLALREAGIEVLGVVAIFSYGLKKADDALGELDIPFQTVTNFSTLIEEAQESGKISAQGLSLLKEWQQDPEHWGAASFSK
- the pyrF gene encoding orotidine-5'-phosphate decarboxylase, with the protein product MENPVIIALDFENAKKAKVFLANFDGQSPYVKVGMELFYAEGASFVRWLKEQNFRVFLDLKLHDIPTTVHKAMKVLGGLNIDMVNVHAAGGVAMMKAAKEGLLAAGAHHTKLIAVTQLTSTTEKVLKEELLIKDIDLNDCVSHYAKLAKHAGLDGVVCSVQEAASIKNVCGEDFLTVTPGIRLSGSETHDQARVATPGEAAIKKSDYMVVGRSITGAEEPVSTYEEIFNEWRESYENNSFPTLA